The genomic region TGAATGCCCGTGGTGGTCGCGACTGGGGTGACGACAAAGCGGCTAAATCAGAGACAACCAAGCAATCAGGACCCAACGACCAGGCTCCACCACCACCATCTGGAGGACAACTATTCGACAGTATGATTGCCAATCGGATTTCGGCTCATGAGGTGCACCCGTGAGACATCGGCAACACTTTGGATTCAAATCAGAGCCCTTTGCCAAAGATATTGCCACGAAGGACCTCCTCAAACTGCCGAGCATGATTGGGGTCAAAGAACGGCTAGATTACTGCCTAAATCTAGGTGGGATCCTTATAGTGTTTGGCGAAGTCGGTAGTGGTAAGACCACGGCCATGAGGTGGTCTCTATCGCATTACCACTCGTCAGATATCAAGATTGTCAGCATCGTTGCTACTTCTGGATCCATCGCTGAATTCTATAAGCAGCTATCGTGGGGTCTAGACCTGGCGCCCAAATCTTTGTCAAGAACGACTCTGCTTTGTGAATGTCGCACCGTGATTAAAGAACTAGCGACCAGTCGTAAACAACGGGTTTTAGTCTGTGTCGACGAGGCTCAACTGCTCCGTCGCGATGTCCTTGCCGAACTCCATACGGTCATGAATTTTGAACACGACGGCGCCAACTACATGACACTCGTGCTCTGCGGCCAACCTGCTCTACTTGAAAACTTACAGTATCGCGCTGCCGCCCCTCTGGCATCACGCGTCATGAGTAAGGCGCAAGTGCGCGCTCTGACACAAGGTGAAATGGAAGAATATCTAAACCACCACCTACGCGTCGCCGGAATCAAGACACAGTTATTTGAACCTAACGCCGTGGTAGCTATCCAGCAGGGATCTGCTGGCGGCCTACGCCGCGCCAACCAACTCGCCGCTGGGGGTCTCATGGCTGCCGCCATCGAAAACTGCCGATCCGTGACAGCCGACCACATCCGTACTGCTGCCAGCGAATTAATCTAGGAGACACTTCCATGCCAGAGTCAGGATACTTCCTAACCCAACAAGATTTCCATGAGCTAGAGACCATCGCGGCCCGCCTGGCTCATTTCGCCGCCTTAATCTTTGATCAGGCAGTCGACCAGCCACAACAGTCTGAACCAGAGTTTTAGCCACCGTCGAAAGGACCATAAGGCAACCACAAGACTCGCCCCGTCCTGCTCCGCAGTCCGGGGCGAAACTGCGATTGCTGAATAATTGAATAAGGAACTAGTGGATGATTGGGCGAACCGAAATATCACGCGATAAAGTGCAACTTTCCGTCAGCGCA from Deltaproteobacteria bacterium harbors:
- a CDS encoding AAA family ATPase, producing MRHRQHFGFKSEPFAKDIATKDLLKLPSMIGVKERLDYCLNLGGILIVFGEVGSGKTTAMRWSLSHYHSSDIKIVSIVATSGSIAEFYKQLSWGLDLAPKSLSRTTLLCECRTVIKELATSRKQRVLVCVDEAQLLRRDVLAELHTVMNFEHDGANYMTLVLCGQPALLENLQYRAAAPLASRVMSKAQVRALTQGEMEEYLNHHLRVAGIKTQLFEPNAVVAIQQGSAGGLRRANQLAAGGLMAAAIENCRSVTADHIRTAASELI